One genomic window of Camelina sativa cultivar DH55 chromosome 5, Cs, whole genome shotgun sequence includes the following:
- the LOC104784981 gene encoding endochitinase At2g43620, with product MTTQRAMLKNALILFLFTITIMANTVFSQHCSTTGCAGNLCCSRYGYCGTTNAYCGTGCRSGPCRSGATPIPPSTPSGGGGGLNADPRDTIENVVTPAFFYGIMSKVGNGCPAKGFYTRQAFITAAQSFDAYKGTVAKREIAAMLAQFSHESGSFCYKEEIARGKYCSPSTAYPCTPGKDYYGRGPIQITWNYNYGAAGKFLGLPLLTDPDMVARSPEVAFQCAMWFWNLNVRPVLDQGFGATTRKINGGECNGRRPAAVQSRVNHYLEFCNMLGITPGTSLSC from the exons atgactaCCCAAAGAGCAATGTTGAAAAACGCTCTTATCCTTTTTCTCTTCACCATAACCATTATGGCAAACACCGTGTTTTCGCAACATTGCAGTACGACCGGATGTGCAGGCAACCTATGCTGCAGCAGGTATGGATACTGTGGAACCACAAACGCCTACTGCGGTACCGGGTGCCGAAGCGGACCTTGCAGATCCGGAGCCACACCTATCCCACCAAGTACTCCCAGTGGCGGTGGAGGCGGTCTAAACGCTGATCCTCGTGATACAATTGAAAACGTTGTTACACCAGCGTTTTTTTACGGTATCATGAGCAAAGTTGGAAATGGCTGCCCAGCGAAAGGGTTCTACACTCGCCAGGCCTTCATTACGGCCGCCCAATCGTTCGATGCCTATAAAGGAACCGTTGCTAAGCGTGAGATTGCCGCTATGTTGGCTCAGTTTTCTCATGAATCTGGAA GTTTTTGCTACAAAGAAGAAATAGCTAGAGGGAAATACTGCTCACCGAGCACTGCTTACCCTTGTACACCGGGGAAGGACTACTACGGTCGCGGTCCAATCCAAATCACATGGAACTACAACTACGGTGCAGCTGGAAAGTTCCTTGGACTCCCTCTCTTGACTGATCCAGATATGGTGGCTCGTAGTCCAGAAGTTGCCTTTCAGTGTGCCATGTGGTTCTGGAACCTAAATGTTCGTCCAGTCTTGGACCAAGGCTTTGGAGCCACCACGAGGAAGATCAACGGTGGCGAATGTAACGGCCGACGTCCTGCAGCGGTGCAGAGCAGAGTAAACCATTACTTGGAGTTCTGCAATATGCTTGGGATCACTCCTGGAACAAGTCTGAGTTGTTAA